TGTCACAGAAGGCCCACTCAAGTAGGCGATTTCCTGATGACCCTGATGGGCCAACAATCTTACCGCTTGCTTCAAACTTGACCCAGCATCAATCAAAACTCTTGGAATCCCCTGAACATCTCGGTTTACCAGAACTATTGGGGTTTTTTCTGCCAACCCCTGTAACCGATCCTCTGGCATTCGCGAGGAAATTAGAATGACCCCCTCTACTTTCCCAGCAAATCTTTCGATCAGTTTTTCTTCCTTAAGTCCACTTTCTTCAAAATCAGCCAAGAATACGCAGTAATCTAAATTTTCTGCTGCTAATTGAGCAGATCGAATCATCGGTGGAAAATACGGGTTTGCCACATCCGGAACCAAGAAAGCAATGTTCCCTGTTTTTCCAGTACTCAATGCTCTTGCGCTGGAATTTGGAACGTAACCGAGCTCTTCGGCAACTCTTTTGACCCGTAAAACAGTCGTTGCACTCAATAGCTCCGGCCTGGTGAATGCTCGGGAAACACTCGAGCGGGCGACACCAGCTCGTTCAGCAATTTGTGAAATTGTGGGGACCCTGGACTTTGAAGACATCTATCCTTAGATTTGGAGCAAATTTTTTTTTCTCCATAATATGTCTCTTCTTTCGCAAGTCAAACTGTTGACATGCAACCGGTTGCAGGGTATGGTTCGACACTTTCTAAATATCTCCATCTCAATTTTTCAGTTAATTGGCATTTGATGGCAAAAAAACAAATAGTTGGCCTGATCGGTTTAGGAGATATGGGCAGTGGCATGGCCAAGAATTTAATCAACAAGGGCTTCCAAACCTATGGCTTTGATCTCAGTCCACAACGGTTGGCAGCTTTTCAAGAGCTTGGGGGCAATTGTGTGGCTGATCCCCTAGAAATGGGCTCTTTGGTTGATGTCGTCTTCATCATGGTAATGAACGGTGGGCAGGTGCAGGATGTAATTTTTGGTAACCGTGGTGTGATTCATTCGATGCAACCAAGCTCAGGGATCATCGTAACAGCCACCATCAAGGCTTCTGAAATTCGTGCAGTAGCAAGGCAACTAGATGGAAGCAAAATCCAGTTGATTGATTCTCCAGTCAGTGGCGGATTTCCCGGGGCACAGGGGGGGACCTTGACCATGATGGCCTCAGGATCTGAGGATTCATTGAATCAATTTGCTCCTGTGATGGAAGCTATAAGCAAAACGATACATCGGGTAGGTTCTGAAGCTGGTATGGGCCAGACAGTAAAGGCCTGCCTGCAATCCCTGATTGGATCTGTCTTTAGTGCAACATTTGAAGCCGCAGCTTTGGCAGCAAAAGCTGGGGTGGATGGTGAGGTGTTACATAAGGTCTTCAGTACATCAGGGGCAGGTTGTGGTGTAGTCAATACAGCTTTGGAAAACATCATTGATCGCAAATTTGAAGGAACCGGCAGTCACATCAATACCATGTACAAGGACCTGACAATTGTAATGGACATGGCAAGAGAGTTGGGAGTCCCTCTGCTCACAGCAGGTTGCGCCATGCAGCTTTTCCAGGCTGGAAAAACGAAGTACCCAGACGGAGATAATTGGATTGTGACCAAGGTGATCGAAGAAATTGTTGGGGCAGAGTTGCACAGAAAATCATCAACAAAGTGAATTTATGAAAACTGGCGTCATTACGGATGGGATTAGCCGTGATTTTGAACATGCGCTGAACGTGATGGATGAGTTTGGGCTTCAATTCGCTGAACTTCAGTTCGTCTGGGACAAGGAAGTGGGGTTCTTAGAGAATTCTGAAGTACAAAAGGTCAACGCATTATTGGATCTGCATCAGATTAAGGTTTCCAATATTTGTCATCATATTTTTGCCGGGATGCCGATGACTACTAAACCCAGTGAACCTTTGCATGTACAGCACCTGGATCGGTTAAAACGTTGTATGGAGATCGCTCATGCTGTTAAATCTCCCAATGTGCGAATACTCTCGCCGAAAAAAGAGCAAATCCTCTTTGGGGCTCATGGTGCTGAAAAGTGGAATGTTGCAAAGGGTGCGTGGGATGCCTTACTCCCAATCATTGCGCCAGCGCTTGAAATTGCGAAAGATGCTGGCAAGCAACTTGTTGTGGAAACAGGCAACGGAACCATGGTGAATTCATCCTGGACAGCAAGAAAATTGATTGATGATCTAGAAGCCAAGGAAACACTTAAAGTGCTCTGGGATCCAGCGAATAACTGTTGGTGCCATGAAACTGCCTATCCTGATGGATATGAACTTTTAAGAGATGGTTACATCGCCCACATCCATATCAAGGACATCTATGCGGATACCCCAAGAGCATATTTGGAGGTCCGTGAAATGGGCAAAGGCCAACTGGCGGATCAATTCAAGCCGATGGCAGAAGCACTCCGGGGTGACAAGTACGAAGGTGTCGTTTCATTTGAAAGTGTCTTTCACCAAGGCGATGGGGATTTTGAAGCTGGGTTCCGAAAAAATATTCCAACCTTCCTTGAATACTTTGGATGAATTTGGACAAAAATAATAGATCTGCTCAACTCGAAGCACTTGCGGGTAAGCTAGCCTCAGCCTGGCTAAATCATTCATTGATTGAGGATCTCATTGAAGATGAACTGCCTCTGAATCGAACTGAATCATATCTGGTTCAAGATCTGATGAGTAAGCAGATCGGTCAATTGATCACGGGTTGGAAAGTTGGCGCTACCAGTGCCAAAATGCGAGAAATGGATGGGCATACGGATGTGATTCCTGGACGGATTTTTAAGTCGGTGACCTATCACGGTCGGCAAATGAAATTGCCAATAGAAAGGTTCCCAAGAGCGCGAGTGGAGACAGAGTTTGCGTTCAGACTTCTTGCTGAGTGCCCAGCTAACCAAGCACCTTGGTCTGCTGAAGATTTGATTGAGCGGGTGATTCTGCATCCCGCAATTGAGATCATTGGGAATCGTCATGTTTTGCCGCATGGCAGCAAAGAGCAAAAGTCATTGATGACCATAGCGGATAATGGTGGAGGAATCGGGTTTGTCTTTGGTGAAGCTTATGCGGAATGGCAAAACTTAGATTTTCAAAATCACCTCATTCGACTCTCCGTAGATGATATCGAGCCAGCTGAGAATTTTCTTGGTGAACTTCGTGGTGCGCCTCTCAATGCATTGGCAGACCTACTAAACCATCTGGCTCAGCGGGGCTACTCACTGCATGTTGGCGATTATGTCTCTACAGGCGCAGCAACAGTCCCTCAGCCTTTTCAAAAGGGTTCGGTTGTGAATGCTGACTTTGGGAACGTTGGCTCGATTACACTTCAATTTGGTTAAGGGATGTCTCTGAAAGCAGATGTTGTAGTTATTGGAGCAGGTGGAATGGGAGCTTTGTTTGGCTCTATTCTGCAGGCAGGAGGACTAAAAGTTATTCTTCAAGATCCCAATCTAGAACATGTCGAAGCGATTCAGCGAGATGGATTGCAGATCAAAGGCTTTGGTGGAAATCGAAAAGTTCAAATAACAGCCATCAG
The sequence above is a segment of the SAR324 cluster bacterium genome. Coding sequences within it:
- a CDS encoding LacI family DNA-binding transcriptional regulator; this translates as MSSKSRVPTISQIAERAGVARSSVSRAFTRPELLSATTVLRVKRVAEELGYVPNSSARALSTGKTGNIAFLVPDVANPYFPPMIRSAQLAAENLDYCVFLADFEESGLKEEKLIERFAGKVEGVILISSRMPEDRLQGLAEKTPIVLVNRDVQGIPRVLIDAGSSLKQAVRLLAHQGHQEIAYLSGPSVTWTNKQRQAAISMVTNELGLQLVVIPTEKPSLESGQAVVDQMISSRVTGAIAFNDLIAHGIMTELSSRALTVPSSFSIVGCDNSISPFTNPPLTSVSNETTEAGKIACEMIMGVLGEMNSRNDQIKVLETILIERETIGPPCK
- a CDS encoding NAD(P)-dependent oxidoreductase — encoded protein: MAKKQIVGLIGLGDMGSGMAKNLINKGFQTYGFDLSPQRLAAFQELGGNCVADPLEMGSLVDVVFIMVMNGGQVQDVIFGNRGVIHSMQPSSGIIVTATIKASEIRAVARQLDGSKIQLIDSPVSGGFPGAQGGTLTMMASGSEDSLNQFAPVMEAISKTIHRVGSEAGMGQTVKACLQSLIGSVFSATFEAAALAAKAGVDGEVLHKVFSTSGAGCGVVNTALENIIDRKFEGTGSHINTMYKDLTIVMDMARELGVPLLTAGCAMQLFQAGKTKYPDGDNWIVTKVIEEIVGAELHRKSSTK
- a CDS encoding TIM barrel protein, with the translated sequence MKTGVITDGISRDFEHALNVMDEFGLQFAELQFVWDKEVGFLENSEVQKVNALLDLHQIKVSNICHHIFAGMPMTTKPSEPLHVQHLDRLKRCMEIAHAVKSPNVRILSPKKEQILFGAHGAEKWNVAKGAWDALLPIIAPALEIAKDAGKQLVVETGNGTMVNSSWTARKLIDDLEAKETLKVLWDPANNCWCHETAYPDGYELLRDGYIAHIHIKDIYADTPRAYLEVREMGKGQLADQFKPMAEALRGDKYEGVVSFESVFHQGDGDFEAGFRKNIPTFLEYFG
- a CDS encoding hydratase, with protein sequence MNLDKNNRSAQLEALAGKLASAWLNHSLIEDLIEDELPLNRTESYLVQDLMSKQIGQLITGWKVGATSAKMREMDGHTDVIPGRIFKSVTYHGRQMKLPIERFPRARVETEFAFRLLAECPANQAPWSAEDLIERVILHPAIEIIGNRHVLPHGSKEQKSLMTIADNGGGIGFVFGEAYAEWQNLDFQNHLIRLSVDDIEPAENFLGELRGAPLNALADLLNHLAQRGYSLHVGDYVSTGAATVPQPFQKGSVVNADFGNVGSITLQFG